CCTTTGTAAGGTGCATGTCCGTTAACCGCTACAGAGGTAATGAGTGATGAGTTAAACCAACCACGGTATTGGTCAGAACCTTCAAGATAGAGGTCTGCTGGATATGATAGGTTCTCACGAGCATTCATAACGCCATTCCATGATGAACCTGAATCAAACCAAACATCCATGATATCTGTTTCTTTTGTAAATTCACCATTTGGTGACCCTGGATGGCTAAATCCTTCTGGAAGCAAGTCTTTTGCTTCACGTTGCCACCAAATCACAGAACCATGTTCAGCAAACAAGTCTGCAACATGATCAGTGACTTCTTTAGTCATGATAGCTGTGCCATCTTCAGCATAGAAGATTGGAAGTGGAACACCCCATGACCGTTGACGTGAAATAACCCAATCACCACGGTCACGAATCATATTATAAAGACGTGTTTTCCCCCAAGATGGGTGGAAAATTGTTTTGTCAATTTCATCAAGGATTTCTTGACGGAATTTAGCAACAGATGCAAACCATTGTGGAACAGCACGCCAGATGATTGGTTTTTTCGTACGCCAGTCAAATGGGTATGAGTGATTGATCACTTCTTTAGCAAGCAGTAAATCACCTAATTTTTCAAGAACAGTTGGTACAACTTTATCATAAAATTGACCTTCAAAATCAGGGCCAGCCAACTCATTCATGAGACCACGCTCATTTACGGTTACATAAACTTCAAGGTCGTATTTCATACCAACATTATAGTCATCTTCACCAAATGATGGAGCAGTATGAACAATACCAGTACCTGAATCTGTTGTAACGTGATCACCAAGAATCACTAATTCATCAACTGCTTCATCCCAAGGATGAGCTGTAACGATATATTCTAATGCTGAACCTTTGTGACGCTCAAGCACATCAAAAGATTCCCAACCAAATTTTTCAGCAAGTGTATCAACAAGAGCTTCAGCCACAACAAATTTACGATCATCATTGGCTGCTTTAACAACCAAGTAATCTAAGTCTGCACCAACCGTTAAACCACGTGATGCTGTAATGGTAAATGGTGTTGTCGTCCAAACAACAATATAAGTATCCGTATCAAGAACACCTTTACCATCTTTTACTTTATTGGCATAGTAAAGTGATGTTGAATCAATATCATGGTACTCGATTTCCGCTTCAGCAAGGGCAGATTCAGATGACCAAGACCAGTAGACTGGTTTAGCACCTCGATAGATATAACCTTTATCAGCCATGGCTCCAAAGACACGAATTTGATCAGCTTCAAATTTTGGATCAAGTGTAATGTACGGATTTTCCCAATCTGCTGAAACACCTAAACGTTTAAAATCATCACGTTGTTTATCAACTTGTGAAAGAGCATATTGACGACACATTTCAAGGTATTCAGCCAAATCCATCTCTTTACGTTTTACGCCCTGTTTAGCCAACACTTGTTCAATAGGAAGTCCATGAGTATCCCATCCAGGTACGTATGGGGCAGAAAATCCAGACATCGATTTGGAACGCACAATAATATCTTTTGAAATTTTATTCAAAGCATGACCAACGTGAATGTTACCGTTAGCATAGGGAGGGCCATCATGAAGATGAAAAGAAGGTTTACCTTCATTCAATTCTTGACGCTTTTGATAGATAGCCGCTTCTTCCCAGGCCGCTTGCCATTGTGGTTCTTTATTTGGAAGACCTGCGCGCATCGGAAAGGCTGTTTTTCCAAGATTTAAAGTATCTTTTAATTTCATATAAAACTCCTCAAAATAAAAGAGCTCTCATCCAAAAAGGACGAAAGCTCGTGGTACCACCTTAATTTAGAAAATACTTTAATTTGATTTTATCGTACAAGGCGCACTAAAATCAAAATATATTTTCCCTCTTGAACCGATAAGGGAGCTCACCCCTCCTAACTTACTACTTTCAGCTAGAAAGATAGAAAATGATAATCTTTTAAGTAGTGATGTCAGGACTCACACCAACTCCCGCTCGCTTTGCATTTACTTAAAAAATCGTGTTTTTCTTAATCTTCAAAATTCAATTTAAATGTTTGTGTTTCGTTTAAGTTTAACTCAGAGTCATCTTCCTCAAGGATATTAGAATTCTCAGTTTCTATTTCAGAATCTAAAACTA
The sequence above is drawn from the Streptococcus pluranimalium genome and encodes:
- the ileS gene encoding isoleucine--tRNA ligase, producing the protein MKLKDTLNLGKTAFPMRAGLPNKEPQWQAAWEEAAIYQKRQELNEGKPSFHLHDGPPYANGNIHVGHALNKISKDIIVRSKSMSGFSAPYVPGWDTHGLPIEQVLAKQGVKRKEMDLAEYLEMCRQYALSQVDKQRDDFKRLGVSADWENPYITLDPKFEADQIRVFGAMADKGYIYRGAKPVYWSWSSESALAEAEIEYHDIDSTSLYYANKVKDGKGVLDTDTYIVVWTTTPFTITASRGLTVGADLDYLVVKAANDDRKFVVAEALVDTLAEKFGWESFDVLERHKGSALEYIVTAHPWDEAVDELVILGDHVTTDSGTGIVHTAPSFGEDDYNVGMKYDLEVYVTVNERGLMNELAGPDFEGQFYDKVVPTVLEKLGDLLLAKEVINHSYPFDWRTKKPIIWRAVPQWFASVAKFRQEILDEIDKTIFHPSWGKTRLYNMIRDRGDWVISRQRSWGVPLPIFYAEDGTAIMTKEVTDHVADLFAEHGSVIWWQREAKDLLPEGFSHPGSPNGEFTKETDIMDVWFDSGSSWNGVMNARENLSYPADLYLEGSDQYRGWFNSSLITSVAVNGHAPYKGVLSQGFVLDGKGEKMSKSKGNIISPNDVAKQYGAEILRLWVASVDTDNDVRVSMEILGQVSETYRKIRNTLRFLLANTHDYNPSTDAVSYQNLGAVDKYMTIKFNKLVEVINKAYEAYDFMAIYKAVVNFVTVDLSAFYLDFAKDVVYIEAANSPERRRMQTVFYDILVKITKLLTPILPHTAEEIWSYLEHEEEEFVQLSEMPVAQTFEGQEAILEEWDGFMEFRTHAQKALEEARNAKVIGKSLEAHLTVYASEEMKALLASLDSDIGLLLIVSQLTIADEADKPADAVAFEGVAFSVERAEGEVCERSRRIDPTTRMRSYGVMVCDASAKVIEENFPEAVAEGFEVKA